The following are encoded together in the Solenopsis invicta isolate M01_SB chromosome 14, UNIL_Sinv_3.0, whole genome shotgun sequence genome:
- the LOC105202900 gene encoding uncharacterized protein LOC105202900, with the protein MQQIFAENTEIGSTIIKSCKDNFNIENINMSNFLTVLMTSAQNNSSSSNHNKFTDELIKFSLYLFIIGGKLTYETLESNLKNVLPSLSTLKRTLNENVTVQEGVLYMANLKMFLNTRKLPLKVFISEDQTAVLKRIQYDPKSNKLVGFVLDNNDETGFPLTEKFIVNSAWDIQEAFQTGILSNNAYVFMAQPLEEKVPAFCLGMFGSDNKFTYKEVVHRWNFLIQEAAKLGIIVEGFSSDGDTRCLKGMKIFSNFPDQNASNELSPYFQMPFNTDKATVIQDTVDILTKMKTRLLKPGLTMKLGCENISLEYLEEMVDKFHKDTHLLCKSDLNSQDKMNFNAAKKISSDKVRNTLKQIPGSKCTIQYLTLMNKIEEAFLNKSLTCSDRVYNMWYTIFFLRAWRHWLYINKITFKNFITSNTYTCIELNGHGLILLLIKLKDNPEQFLPWFFSSQTCERIFRQTRSMTSTYSTIVNFSILDLLRRLSRIQMINEIVTDLGNSFIFLRGKSARQNWEIQQKEIVGN; encoded by the exons ATGCAACAAATATTTGCAGAGAACACTGAAATTGGAAGCACAATTATAAAGTCatgtaaagataattttaatattgaaaatataaatatgagtAACTTTTTGACAGTCCTTATGACTTCTGCGCAAAATAACAGCAGTTCTTCGAATCACAATAAGTTCACTGATGAGTTGATAAAGTTTTCTTTGTACTTATTCATAATTGGAGGTAAACTTACTTATGAGACTTTAGAAAGCAATTTGAAGAATGTTCTTCCATCTCTTTCAACATTAAAGAGAActttaaatgaaaatgtaacTGTGCAAGAGGGCGTTCTTTATATGgccaatttaaaaatgtttctgaaTACAAGGAAACTTCCATTAAAAGTGTTTATTAGCGAAGATCAAACTGCAGTGTTGAAGAGAATTCAGTACGATCCAAAGTCAAACAAACTTGTTGGATTTGTGCTTGACAACAATGACGAAACCGGCTTTCCTTtaactgaaaaatttattgtgaattCAGCCTGGGATATACAAGAAGCGTTTCAAACAGGCATTTTATCCAATAATGCTTACGTTTTTATGGCGCAGCCTCTAGAAGAGAAAGTGCCAGCTTTTTGTCTTGGCATGTTTGGGAGTGACAATAAATTTACCTACAAAGAAGTAGTGCACAGATGGAATTTCCTGATACAAGAGGCTGCAAAACTTGGAATTATTGTAGAGGGTTTTTCCTCTGATGGCGATACCCGTTGCTTGAAAGGaatgaaaatatttagtaattttccAGATCAAAATGCATCCAATGAGCTTTCTCCATATTTCCAG atGCCTTTTAACACCGATAAGGCGACAGTAATTCAAGACACAGTAGATATCCTCACGAAAATGAAGACAAGGCTTCTAAAACCAGGGTTAACTATGAAACTGGgatgtgaaaatatttctttagaatATTTAGAGGAAATGGTTGACAAATTTCATAAAGACACccatttattatgtaaatcggATTTGAATT cTCAAGATAAGATGAACTTCAATGccgcaaaaaaaatatcttctgATAAAGTGAGAAACACTTTAAAGCAAATACCTGGTAGCAAATGTACTATTCAATACCTGACcctaatgaataaaattgaagaagCCTTCCTAAACAAATCATTAACTTGTTCGGATCGAGTTTATAATATGtggtatacaatattttttttgaggGCTTGGAGACATTGGCTCTACATAAATAAGATTACTTTCAAGAACTTCATAACTTCAAATACGTATACATGTATAGAGCTTAATGGTCATGGGCTTATTTTACTACTAATTAAACTAAAGGATAACCCAGAACAGTTTTTACCCTGGTTCTTTTCAAGCCAAACTTGTGAACGAATATTTCGTCAAACAAGGTCAATGACGAGCACTTACTCGacaattgtaaatttttctatACTAGACCTTTTGCGAAGGCTGTCCAGAATTCAGATGATAAACGAAATCGTCACTGACTTAG GAAATTCATTTATCTTTCTTCGAGGGAAAAGTGCTCGTCAAAATTGGGAAATACAGCAGAAAGAGATCGTGGGAAATTAA